AATCACAAGATACTCTTTTAATTTAAAACTTTAAATTAAGTTTCGTAACACTGTTCAGTATTAACAATAAAATTAAGTGTTGCAGACTAGCCATTTATTTTATTCCTTAGAGCTAGATGACCATTTAAACTGTGCAGGTCCAATTGTCGTTCTTTAAGCTTATTTTTCTTTGATGAACGAAGCATCTGGAATTCGAATTAAATAATATTGCGTAGCTGTGTGACCAGCATGCAGGCCAAGCCCGTTTTGCCAAACCTTTTTATACGTCGCCGTATAAGTTGCAACATAAGCACGCTGATATTTACGGTCCATTTTCTTAAGCTGGCTCTTTTGGTATGGTATCCGCGAAGCATTTAAGTCTAACGGACTTTTACCATATGCCACTGTAGCAAAGTCACTCGAAACTTGCGCCTTGCGCCCAGCACGATAATAGGTATAAGTTTGCGTACTAATTTTTTTCTTCTTTGAATTAATCGTCACATAACTTGAATTACCCGAACCCGTATTCATTACTAACGGTTGATACGTAATTTTTGAGCTAATCACGCTTTTATCCTCTAAGTCCGGGTTATCAAGCATTGTCTTATTAAAGAGCCAAACAATGCCGACTAAAAAAACTGCTACTTCGAGCAGATCAATCAAAAAATTAGTCCAGCTAAACTTCTGGTGCTTCTTAATAATCATCGTAATCCGACGCTTACGAATATTTTGAATAATAAAAATGAAATATAAAATGGCAATAACCCACAATAAGATGCCCAGTAGATTCCAGCTAAACATAACTTCCTCCTGTAATAGTCTTCATTATATTGTAAAAAGCCCTGCTTGAATAGTGCAAAAAAGGTTAATTGCTTATTAAAAGTAATGTGCTTACTTTTTTGCTTTAGCTTTAGTCGTCGTCTTTTTGACCGTTTTTTTGGCGGCTACTTTTTTAGTTGTCGTCTTTTTAGCGGCCGGCTTTTTAGTCTTCGCTACAGGTTCAGGCTTCTTGTATTCACGCACCTGGCTTAATTTTGCCATAATTGCTTCTACCAGTTTATCAATTACCTCATCTTCATTTTGAGTAATTTCCTCTTCATTTGCAATTTGATCAATGCGAAAATTAGAGGCATTCAAAAACTCCGACTGCGTTTCAAAGTAAACAAATACCGGATAGTCTTTTTCTTCCTCAAAGAAATTGGCAATTTTTTTATAATTGCTGTATGGCAAGTTGATAATATTGTTTTCTAAGACGAACGTGACCGGTCTTTGCCCCGTCACTTCAAGTGCAACATGGCTTAAGGAATTATGCTTGATCGCTGCCGCAGTTTCTTTAATCATTTTAGTCGCCAGGCTTTTAACCTTGGTCTTGGACTTGCTAATATCTGCGTATTTGACAGTTTCTAAATCCTGTAAGTAGTCCTGTTGTTCAATTTTAGTAGTTAAATCAGTTAAGTTAATCTTCAAAATAAAAAAATCCTTTTATAAATTAGTTATCAGTCTTCTATACGATACTCAAATTCAGCGCCAAAAACAATTTATTTTTATTTCTTTTAAAATTATTTTTAAAGAACATTCGTTTTAAAAAAACAGGTGTTAAGGTAATCCGAATTGTCCGTTTTTACTAAAACATACTTGTTTTATCGACTTTGTGAAGTGATATAAAATAACAAAAATGCCCCTAAATTTGTCAAAAAGCACAATATTTAATTATCAATACGAAAACATCATTATAGCCACTTTACAAGCGTTTTCACAAAGAATAGAATGACATTGAAACTAAAAAATTTTTTACTAAATTTTTCAAACTGAAAGGTAGACAAATATGTCAGATAAAGTTTACACAGATTATTTCTATAACTCAGATGATTTTGATAAAAATCATGGTATGGGCTATAAAGAACTTCACATCCCTGAAGGCGTTGAAGCTCAACCATTAATTGTTCCACCAGTCCTAGAGCCCGATAAACAAGAATACAACGATGTTTGGTACACCATTGAATCTCAAGAAGGCGACTTCCAATTTTTACCTGGGAAAAAGACTCATACTTGGGGCTACAACTTCCCTGTTTTAGGTAAGACGATGGTCTTGACCAAGGGTCAACATGTTCACGTAACTTTGAAGAACAGCTTGCCTGAATTAACTACTTACCACTGGCATGGTATGGAAGTTTCAGGTCCTGGTAACGATGGTGCTTGTCACTCACCTGTATACCCAGGAGAAGAAAAGCACATTGACTTCACAGTTCATCAACCAGCTGCTCTTACTTGGCTTCACGCTCACCCATGTCCATCAACTGCTGCACAAGTTTGGATGGGACTCGCAATGGGTGTTGTTGTAACTGATGCCAACGAAGCACAATTACCAATTCCTAAGACTTATGGTAAAGATGAATTCCCAATCATTTTGCAAGACCGGATTTTCCACGAAGATAACCAATTTGATTACAAGGCAGATTACAATGCAATGGGTATCTTTGGTGACACACCAGTTATTAACGGTGTTGTTCGTCCTTACGTAGATGTTACTACCCAAAAAGTTCGGTTGATTTTCTTAGGTGGATCTAACCGGCGTGAATGGCGTCTGCACTTCAGCGACGACTTGGTTATGACTCAAATCGGTGGGGATGATTCATTCTTAGAGCATCCAGTTAAGATGACTAAGGTTTTAATCGGACCAGGTGAGCGTCAACAAGTTGTGGTTGACTTCAGTAACTACAAGGAAGGCGACGTTGTTAACCTTTACACTGATGACTTTAAGTTGGTTGAATTCAGAATTCACAAGTATGAAAAAGATGACAGTGTAATTCCTGACACCTTATTCAAACCATATGATCCTGTTGTTAACCCTAATTCACCAGTTCCTCACGTAACAATGGACAACCACAACATGATTAACGGCAAGCTATTCTCCATGCAAAGAATTGACATGAAGCAAGAGTTAATGACCGCTGAATACTGGGATGTAACTAACACTAATGATAAGGTTAACGGTATGCTCCACCCATTCCATATTCACGGTGCACACTTCCTTGTTGTTTCACGTAACGGTAAGGACCCATATCCAAACGAGCAAGGTGTCTACAAAGATACTGTTGAAGTTGCCCCACAAGAAACTGTTCGTTTGAAGGTTTACTTCCAAAACACAGGTGTGTTCATGTACCACTGCCACATTATCGAACACGAAGATGCTGGTATGATGGCGCAAATCCAAATCGTTGATCCTAAGGATCCAGACAAGAAGTATGACTTAATGGACATGGAAACTTTGACTAAGGCATTTGCTGAAGAAAAAGGTATTCCAATGGACGAAGTATACTGCCCAGGAATGGATGTTGAAGGTATGGACGTTAAGGGTGAAGATCACTCAATGGACGCACTTTCCGGCGCTAGCCACCATTAATTAAAACTTAAACTTAAACAAAGTAAAAAATCGCTCAAGTAAGAGCGGTTTTTTCTTTTACCTGCTTTAGCTTAAGCAAATCACTAAAAATCAGTTAAATTTAGAGACATTGTGAAAAACAGCTTTGCTTTTATTCTATAGCCTATGTTTAAATAGCATTATGAAAAAGAATAGAAGCAAGAACCTAGTGTTCCTGTTGCTCGGCGTATTTCTTTTAGGATTAGCCTTTGCAGTCTTTAACTCAAATGATTTCAAGGACAAATACGACTGGGTAACATTAAAGTCAACCCAAAAATTGGATGTACCACTAGAAAATCAGTATCCTGAGTTGCCTAACGGCTGTGAAGTTACTTCCTTGTCAATGCTGCTGCAATATTATGGCATCAAAGTAACTAAACTTGATCTATCAGAAAATATTAAGCATGTTGCTTCTTTTTCCAGCGACGGACAGTTTCGGGGTAATCCCCATGTGGGGTTTGTTGGTTATATGAGCCAAGCAAACGCCGGCTGGTGTGTTTATAACGAGCCACTTGAACAAGTAGCCCGCAAATACACTAACCGCATTCAGAATTTCTCAGGACACGACTTCATCCAAGTCATGAAATTGGTATCTGATGGTCATCCGGTTTTGATTATCACAACACTCAAGTTCAATCATGTCAACGACATGCAAACTTGGCAGACGAAAGAAGGAGAAGTAAACGTCACTCCTTCATCACATGCCTGCGTAATTACTGGTTACAGCAAGAAAAAACACCAAGTTCTGGTTAACGACCCATTTGGTCATAAAAACAAAGTGGTTTCTTGGCACAACCTGGAGAGAAGCTATAATCAGCAAGGTAAACAGGCGCTATATCTTAATTAAGTCAGCTATTTTACAAGATAGCGGCTTTTTTAGTGCGCAAAAAAAGCAGATTCACTTAAGAATCTGCTTTTTCCAAATCGAGGCTCGTTAAAAAACAAGTGACTACTTCTGTTCACATCAGGTTAGTCAACAGCCAACACTTCCCGTGTCTGCCAGCTAAGGCGGACGTCCTCATCCAAATACGCATCTCGCGTTTTTGTCGACTCGTATTACTTATTATACGTACTTTTATTCTGCTTGTAAAATTTTTTTATTCTGAAAAAGATTTCTACAAACATGCTTGATAGTAACATCCCTAAGGCGATTGAGCCTGTAACGATAATCACACGTAAAGCCGAGTCACTTGCCCCGTTAATATTACCGGCGGTTAACTCACGCACAGCCTGGTATGCGGGAACTCCCGGTACTAAAGGGACAATGGCCGGGATATAAAAGACAGTTGCCGGACACTTTTTTATTCGGGCAAAGACAATTCCTAAAATGCCAATCGCAAATGAACCCAGCAGATTAGACAATAGCCGGCCCATTGAGGCCTCCATCGCTAACCAGTAAATAATCCAGCTAATGACCCCACTAATTCCCGCCAGATTAAGCACGCGGCGCGGAACATTAATAGTTAGGGCAAAGCCTGCTGAGGCAAGATAGGCAAAAATGATGTTAATAATTAATTCTAACCAAAATGGCATTTTATGCTCCTAAAAACTTCAAAATAATCCCAACGCCGCCGCCAAGGGCAAAGGCGGTTAACATTGCTTCACAAATCTTGCCCATTCCTGATAACAAGTCGCCCTTAAACAAGTCACGCAAGGCATTAGTTAATGCTAAGCCTGGGACCAATGGCATCAAAGCCCCGGTAAGAATATTATCAATAATCATTGCGGGAAAGAGACGAACTAGCCCCACCGTGACAATCGTCATAATCATTGCTGCCACCAATTCAGCTAAATATTTGACTTTCGTAAAGCGTTTAAAATAATAAAACGAAACAAAACCGATAGCACCAACTACTGCCGCAGCCGGAAAATCAACCCAATCATAGTTGTCCATAAACATTACCATTAGCGTTGCACTTAAAATGCCGGCGCCAATTGTTTGTAACCATAATGGAAAAACTGGAAACCCACCGTGAGCGATTTTAAATACTTGGCTTTTAACTTGGCGTAAGGTAATTTCACGCGCTGCAAAAGCCCGTGACAGCGAATTAATCCGATCAACCAACTCTAGGTTAATATTCCGCTCATGAACCAAAATGCTTTGGCAATAGTTGCCGTGATCGATGCTCATAAAGA
This genomic window from Lactobacillus panisapium contains:
- a CDS encoding threonine/serine exporter family protein — protein: MPFWLELIINIIFAYLASAGFALTINVPRRVLNLAGISGVISWIIYWLAMEASMGRLLSNLLGSFAIGILGIVFARIKKCPATVFYIPAIVPLVPGVPAYQAVRELTAGNINGASDSALRVIIVTGSIALGMLLSSMFVEIFFRIKKFYKQNKSTYNK
- a CDS encoding threonine/serine exporter family protein; the encoded protein is MPGQKDKLFYQELLDTCLTAGQLMIEGGSEMYRVEDTMVRIAKSAGEPDPRVFVMPTGIFMSIDHGNYCQSILVHERNINLELVDRINSLSRAFAAREITLRQVKSQVFKIAHGGFPVFPLWLQTIGAGILSATLMVMFMDNYDWVDFPAAAVVGAIGFVSFYYFKRFTKVKYLAELVAAMIMTIVTVGLVRLFPAMIIDNILTGALMPLVPGLALTNALRDLFKGDLLSGMGKICEAMLTAFALGGGVGIILKFLGA
- a CDS encoding C39 family peptidase, giving the protein MKKNRSKNLVFLLLGVFLLGLAFAVFNSNDFKDKYDWVTLKSTQKLDVPLENQYPELPNGCEVTSLSMLLQYYGIKVTKLDLSENIKHVASFSSDGQFRGNPHVGFVGYMSQANAGWCVYNEPLEQVARKYTNRIQNFSGHDFIQVMKLVSDGHPVLIITTLKFNHVNDMQTWQTKEGEVNVTPSSHACVITGYSKKKHQVLVNDPFGHKNKVVSWHNLERSYNQQGKQALYLN
- a CDS encoding multicopper oxidase family protein — its product is MSDKVYTDYFYNSDDFDKNHGMGYKELHIPEGVEAQPLIVPPVLEPDKQEYNDVWYTIESQEGDFQFLPGKKTHTWGYNFPVLGKTMVLTKGQHVHVTLKNSLPELTTYHWHGMEVSGPGNDGACHSPVYPGEEKHIDFTVHQPAALTWLHAHPCPSTAAQVWMGLAMGVVVTDANEAQLPIPKTYGKDEFPIILQDRIFHEDNQFDYKADYNAMGIFGDTPVINGVVRPYVDVTTQKVRLIFLGGSNRREWRLHFSDDLVMTQIGGDDSFLEHPVKMTKVLIGPGERQQVVVDFSNYKEGDVVNLYTDDFKLVEFRIHKYEKDDSVIPDTLFKPYDPVVNPNSPVPHVTMDNHNMINGKLFSMQRIDMKQELMTAEYWDVTNTNDKVNGMLHPFHIHGAHFLVVSRNGKDPYPNEQGVYKDTVEVAPQETVRLKVYFQNTGVFMYHCHIIEHEDAGMMAQIQIVDPKDPDKKYDLMDMETLTKAFAEEKGIPMDEVYCPGMDVEGMDVKGEDHSMDALSGASHH
- a CDS encoding LVIS_2131 family protein; the encoded protein is MFSWNLLGILLWVIAILYFIFIIQNIRKRRITMIIKKHQKFSWTNFLIDLLEVAVFLVGIVWLFNKTMLDNPDLEDKSVISSKITYQPLVMNTGSGNSSYVTINSKKKKISTQTYTYYRAGRKAQVSSDFATVAYGKSPLDLNASRIPYQKSQLKKMDRKYQRAYVATYTATYKKVWQNGLGLHAGHTATQYYLIRIPDASFIKEK